In Leptospira wolffii serovar Khorat str. Khorat-H2, one genomic interval encodes:
- a CDS encoding SH3 domain-containing protein, whose amino-acid sequence MRTFYFLILLFSILLFCKKENPPTSESNRNAVPPEDNSQIMCVGTKKGLKVREDSSKQAKELELLPYQTVVKVKGFGKEERIDGRVHPWAVIEYQGKSAWVYSGYLKVDCNEYPTPVSEPDRIRESDIIGEWKKSKNSEYYIRINTDHTFEFSLFGGCDGDGCVEDGGSGKWDLKDDLIYFYHPKDIAAEHIYWVNKGYLESDAAHSPFKENYRNDSVYGLEKF is encoded by the coding sequence ATGCGGACCTTTTACTTTTTGATTCTTCTCTTTTCCATTTTACTTTTCTGTAAAAAAGAAAATCCCCCCACATCCGAATCGAACCGGAACGCTGTACCTCCGGAAGACAATTCCCAGATCATGTGCGTAGGCACGAAAAAAGGACTGAAGGTCAGAGAAGATTCGAGTAAACAAGCGAAGGAACTCGAACTTCTACCCTACCAAACGGTGGTAAAGGTGAAAGGATTCGGTAAAGAGGAGAGGATAGACGGTAGGGTCCATCCTTGGGCGGTCATAGAATACCAAGGAAAAAGCGCCTGGGTATATTCCGGTTATCTAAAGGTGGATTGCAACGAATACCCGACTCCCGTTTCGGAGCCGGATCGAATCCGAGAATCCGATATCATCGGAGAATGGAAGAAATCCAAGAACTCCGAATATTATATCCGAATCAATACGGATCATACTTTTGAGTTCAGTTTATTCGGAGGATGCGACGGAGATGGCTGCGTAGAAGATGGCGGTTCCGGTAAATGGGACCTAAAAGACGATTTGATCTATTTTTATCATCCGAAGGATATCGCTGCGGAACATATCTATTGGGTCAATAAAGGATATCTGGAATCGGACGCAGCGCATAGCCCTTTCAAGGAAAACTACCGAAACGACTCCGTATACGGGCTTGAAAAATTCTAA
- a CDS encoding PQQ-dependent sugar dehydrogenase has product MKSFRILLRFSFVSVLSFTSFNCDAIRHLLVAQVDDMAKYKAEGRESGLKASFTQKDEKRKKIEISLTTIGTGFYQPTDLLIIPGPDIFLVAEKTGALKWLDPKDGSSGILLKLDGISTDSEQGLLGAVLHPDFPEKPLIYLNYVAKKNGETSRVSEWKMDLPKDPKKAKLSGERILFELKQPYGNHNAGQLAFGKDGMLYIGWGDGGWMGDPKANGQNPSTYLGSFLRIDVNSKDPGKEYAVPKDNPFLGQPKILPETFAYGFRNPWRYSFDPYGRLIVADVGQDSFEEINVVEAGKNYGWNKMEATHCFEPKTDCDTKGLTLPVYEYDREDGMSITGGYVITNDRIPDLQGKYVFGDFMTGRLWAIDIPKDGSKVKEAFALGRWPILVSTFGKDARGSVYLADFQQGQILRIDPAK; this is encoded by the coding sequence ATGAAGTCTTTCCGTATCCTTCTACGCTTTTCTTTCGTATCGGTTCTATCCTTTACCTCATTCAATTGCGATGCCATCCGCCATCTTCTCGTGGCTCAGGTGGACGATATGGCCAAGTACAAGGCGGAAGGAAGAGAATCGGGACTAAAAGCTTCCTTCACCCAAAAGGACGAGAAGAGAAAGAAGATAGAAATTTCTCTCACCACGATCGGAACCGGTTTCTACCAACCCACGGATCTTCTCATCATTCCCGGGCCGGATATCTTCCTAGTGGCGGAAAAGACAGGGGCTCTGAAATGGCTGGATCCCAAGGACGGTAGCTCCGGTATATTATTAAAGCTAGATGGAATCTCCACCGATTCCGAACAAGGACTTCTAGGCGCAGTTCTACATCCCGATTTTCCCGAAAAGCCGCTTATCTATCTGAATTACGTTGCCAAGAAGAATGGAGAAACAAGTCGAGTCTCCGAATGGAAAATGGATCTGCCCAAGGATCCTAAAAAGGCAAAACTCTCCGGAGAACGGATCCTATTCGAACTCAAGCAACCGTACGGAAATCATAATGCGGGACAACTGGCCTTCGGCAAGGACGGGATGCTGTATATTGGTTGGGGAGACGGAGGATGGATGGGAGATCCTAAGGCAAACGGACAGAATCCTTCCACCTATCTCGGATCCTTCTTAAGAATCGACGTAAACTCCAAAGATCCGGGAAAAGAATACGCGGTACCCAAGGACAATCCCTTCTTAGGACAACCTAAGATTCTTCCCGAGACTTTTGCGTACGGTTTTCGTAACCCTTGGAGATATTCCTTCGACCCTTACGGCAGACTCATCGTCGCGGATGTGGGCCAGGATTCCTTCGAGGAGATCAATGTGGTGGAAGCCGGAAAAAATTACGGATGGAATAAGATGGAAGCCACTCATTGCTTCGAACCCAAAACGGATTGCGATACCAAAGGGCTCACCCTGCCTGTCTACGAATACGACCGAGAAGATGGAATGTCCATCACGGGAGGATACGTTATCACAAACGATAGGATCCCCGACCTACAAGGAAAATACGTCTTCGGAGATTTTATGACGGGAAGACTCTGGGCCATCGACATTCCTAAGGACGGAAGCAAAGTCAAGGAAGCATTCGCATTGGGAAGATGGCCTATACTCGTCTCCACTTTCGGAAAGGACGCTCGGGGCTCCGTGTATTTGGCGGATTTCCAGCAAGGACAGATTTTAAGAATCGATCCCGCGAAATAG